One stretch of Streptomyces sp. R21 DNA includes these proteins:
- a CDS encoding NAD(P)/FAD-dependent oxidoreductase, producing the protein MRDGNVVVIGGGYAGVRLAKRLDREARVTLVDRKEVFFHRIASLRAGVRPDWTGTPFIPYDRLLRDGRVALGKAIRIDTTGRQVLLATGERLPYDVLVIATGADYPEPARFSGSTTEEAAKSFAEHQHKVATAAHVLVVGGGPSGVELSAEIRLARPDARVTLAHSGPELLHATGSARAGRRAHAWLESHDVDVRLDTFMAPGNDFGTYRDARGTVIAADLSFWTTGTTPNTLWLRLAGHGDWLNGTGHVKVDPTLRVEGRPDVFAVGDVNDVGELKVTPAALAQAEVAAHNIRAYLRSSGRHGKEPRSYRAVHRTPLIVPFGPADGVTVLPVPGGETAVLGTRTTTMAKAKTLMTPFMRRQLGYTAA; encoded by the coding sequence GTGCGAGACGGCAACGTAGTGGTGATCGGCGGCGGCTACGCGGGCGTCCGGCTGGCCAAACGGCTGGACAGGGAAGCCCGGGTCACGCTCGTGGACCGCAAGGAGGTCTTCTTCCACCGCATCGCCTCCCTGCGTGCCGGGGTGCGCCCGGACTGGACGGGGACCCCCTTCATTCCGTACGACCGACTGCTGCGCGACGGCCGCGTCGCACTGGGCAAGGCGATCCGCATCGACACCACCGGGCGACAGGTACTGCTGGCCACGGGCGAACGGCTGCCGTACGACGTGCTGGTGATCGCCACCGGCGCCGACTACCCGGAACCGGCCCGCTTCAGCGGCTCCACCACCGAGGAGGCCGCCAAGTCGTTCGCCGAGCACCAGCACAAGGTCGCCACCGCCGCGCACGTCCTCGTCGTCGGCGGAGGCCCTTCGGGGGTCGAGCTCAGCGCCGAGATCCGCCTGGCCCGGCCGGACGCCCGGGTCACACTCGCGCACTCCGGGCCGGAGCTGCTGCACGCCACCGGCAGCGCTCGCGCCGGGCGCAGGGCCCACGCCTGGCTGGAGTCCCACGACGTGGACGTACGACTCGACACCTTCATGGCCCCCGGCAACGACTTCGGCACCTACCGCGACGCCCGCGGCACGGTCATCGCCGCCGACCTCTCCTTCTGGACCACGGGCACCACCCCCAACACCCTCTGGCTGCGGCTGGCCGGACACGGCGACTGGCTGAACGGGACCGGCCACGTGAAGGTCGACCCGACGCTCCGCGTCGAGGGAAGGCCGGACGTGTTCGCGGTCGGCGACGTGAACGACGTCGGCGAACTCAAGGTCACTCCCGCCGCACTCGCCCAGGCGGAGGTCGCCGCCCACAACATCCGCGCCTACCTGCGCAGTTCGGGCAGGCACGGCAAGGAGCCCCGCTCCTACCGGGCGGTCCACCGCACCCCGCTCATCGTGCCCTTCGGCCCCGCCGACGGCGTGACCGTCCTGCCCGTGCCGGGCGGCGAGACCGCGGTCCTCGGCACCCGCACCACCACCATGGCCAAGGCGAAGACCCTCATGACCCCCTTCATGCGACGCCAGCTCGGGTACACGGCGGCCTGA
- a CDS encoding transglycosylase domain-containing protein, producing the protein MAEPDAGPGARRRRAAPKQPWHRRLRVRGRGAAATETGAPSARQAGSRRGPRRKVTLPPALGRIAERLAPLVERLRPLLERLAPLARRVVPFVRRLRPQYPRPGRIGWRRWIPSWRQWLGAWAASLGLVGCLLTIAYAMTDIPDNLNTYATQQDNVYFWADGTPMARTGWVRRQAMPLKDIPKDVRYAVLAAENESFYSDPGISVKGLTRALWRTVGEGDTQGGSTITQQYVKNVYLNQNRSVSRKFTEAMIAVKLDEHMSKDRILEGYLNTSWFGRGTYGIQRAAQAYYGKDVSKLNVSEAAFLASLLKGAGLYDPTLSQANHARAVERWDWILDRMVKTGKLSATERAKYKHFPEPVKQARTNETGHQSDYLVELAATYAKKAGHISDKDFDLGGYQIYTTFDKRREEALTDAVTKARAKAQKDDKDKAKAAHYGGASVAADGRILAVYGGPDHRKQGFNESNAATVPAGTAFLPLVYAAGLENGVHKERGGAATPVTPESLYDGDDGVPVTTPEGPYWDRSGKKVAAHNDDGKSWGTISLGKALAESVNTPFMQLGMDTGLDKVRATAEAAGLLSSSIGPQVPALSMGNSTPSAIRMASSYATFAAGGTHTEPYSVRRVTRNGSTVALDTPKHRRAMRPQVAGQVTDALTDAFQAQHPTEASASAKVAGKGGTTQKDTAGWYVGTHRSVSTAVVVYRMDLTKSLEPLPLKGIAGTPSTTVPYDIWSKAMSPLG; encoded by the coding sequence ATGGCTGAGCCGGACGCAGGCCCCGGCGCGCGCCGGCGCCGCGCGGCCCCGAAGCAGCCCTGGCATCGCCGTCTCCGGGTCCGTGGCCGCGGCGCCGCGGCCACGGAAACAGGGGCTCCCTCGGCACGGCAGGCCGGCTCACGGCGGGGGCCGCGCCGCAAAGTCACCCTGCCGCCCGCCCTCGGCCGGATCGCCGAGCGGCTCGCCCCACTCGTCGAACGCCTGCGGCCGCTTCTCGAGCGACTCGCCCCGCTCGCCCGGCGGGTCGTGCCCTTCGTCCGCCGCCTGCGGCCGCAGTACCCGCGCCCGGGCCGCATCGGCTGGCGGCGCTGGATACCCTCCTGGCGTCAGTGGCTCGGCGCCTGGGCCGCCTCGCTGGGCCTGGTCGGCTGCCTGCTGACCATCGCGTACGCCATGACGGACATACCGGACAACCTGAATACGTACGCCACCCAGCAGGACAACGTCTACTTCTGGGCCGACGGCACCCCCATGGCCCGTACCGGCTGGGTGCGGCGCCAGGCGATGCCGCTGAAGGACATACCCAAGGACGTGCGCTACGCGGTCCTGGCGGCGGAGAACGAGAGCTTCTACTCCGACCCCGGCATATCCGTGAAGGGCCTCACCCGGGCCCTGTGGCGCACCGTCGGCGAGGGCGACACCCAGGGCGGCTCCACCATCACCCAGCAGTACGTCAAGAACGTCTACCTGAACCAGAACCGCTCCGTGAGCCGCAAGTTCACCGAAGCCATGATCGCCGTCAAGCTCGATGAGCACATGAGCAAGGACCGCATCCTGGAGGGCTACCTCAACACGAGCTGGTTCGGCCGCGGCACCTATGGCATACAACGCGCCGCGCAGGCCTACTACGGCAAGGACGTGAGCAAGCTCAACGTCAGCGAGGCCGCCTTCCTCGCGTCCCTGCTGAAGGGCGCGGGCCTCTACGACCCCACGCTCAGCCAGGCCAACCACGCGCGGGCCGTCGAACGATGGGACTGGATCCTCGACCGCATGGTGAAGACCGGCAAGCTGTCGGCCACCGAGCGCGCCAAGTACAAGCACTTCCCCGAGCCGGTCAAGCAGGCGCGGACCAACGAGACCGGTCACCAGAGCGACTACCTGGTGGAACTCGCCGCCACCTACGCCAAGAAGGCCGGGCACATCTCGGACAAGGACTTCGACCTCGGCGGCTACCAGATCTACACCACCTTCGACAAGCGCCGCGAGGAGGCGCTCACCGACGCCGTGACCAAGGCCCGCGCCAAGGCGCAGAAGGACGACAAGGACAAGGCCAAGGCCGCGCACTACGGCGGCGCCTCGGTGGCCGCCGACGGCCGCATCCTCGCCGTCTACGGCGGACCGGACCACCGCAAGCAGGGCTTCAACGAGTCCAACGCCGCCACCGTCCCGGCCGGCACGGCGTTCCTGCCGCTCGTCTACGCCGCCGGCCTGGAGAACGGCGTCCACAAGGAGCGCGGCGGCGCGGCGACCCCCGTCACCCCGGAGTCCCTCTACGACGGGGACGACGGCGTCCCCGTCACCACGCCCGAGGGGCCCTACTGGGACCGCAGCGGCAAGAAGGTCGCCGCGCACAACGACGACGGCAAGTCCTGGGGAACGATCAGCCTGGGCAAGGCGCTCGCCGAGTCCGTGAACACGCCCTTCATGCAACTGGGCATGGACACCGGCCTGGACAAGGTGCGCGCCACCGCCGAGGCCGCGGGCCTGCTGTCGTCCAGCATCGGACCGCAGGTGCCCGCCCTGTCCATGGGCAACTCCACGCCCAGCGCGATCCGGATGGCCAGTTCGTACGCCACCTTCGCCGCCGGGGGCACGCACACCGAGCCGTACTCCGTGCGCCGCGTCACCCGCAACGGCTCCACCGTCGCCCTGGACACCCCGAAGCATCGCCGCGCCATGCGCCCCCAGGTCGCCGGCCAGGTCACCGACGCGCTCACGGACGCCTTCCAGGCGCAGCACCCCACCGAGGCGAGCGCGTCCGCGAAGGTCGCCGGCAAGGGCGGCACGACACAGAAGGACACCGCCGGCTGGTACGTCGGCACGCACCGCTCCGTGTCCACCGCCGTCGTCGTCTACCGCATGGATCTCACCAAGAGTCTGGAGCCGCTGCCGCTGAAGGGGATCGCCGGAACGCCCTCCACCACCGTGCCGTACGACATCTGGTCGAAAGCCATGAGTCCGCTCGGCTGA
- a CDS encoding ABC transporter ATP-binding protein gives METTAWTQLHSVMNAQQERRPFNRVTLRRIAVFARPHRRRIAQFVALSVVTALLAVATPVLAGHIVDTIVSGGAESTVIGLAVLIAVIALAEAAVGILGRWLSSTLGEGLILDLRTAVFDHVQRMPVAFFTRTRTGALVSRLNNDVIGAQRAFSNTLSGVVSNVVTLLLTLAVMLTLSWQITLLALVLLPVFVLPARRMGSRMAKLQREAADLNASMGTRMTERFSAPGATLVKLFGRPDQESVEFAARARRVRDIGVRTAMAQSAFITALTLVSALALALVYGLGGWFALRGTLEPGAVVSLALLLTRLYAPLTSLAGARVEVMSALVSFERVFEVLDLKPLIDEKPDARTVPEGPVAVEFDDVRFAYPSADKVSLASLEEVAALDTRGGAEVLHGISFRAEPGQTVALVGSSGAGKSTIAQLLPRLYDTDEGAVRIGGVDVRELSAASMRETLGMVTQDGHLFHDSVRENLLLARPAATEDELWDVLRRARLEDLVSSLPDGLDTVVGERGYRLSGGERQRMTIARLLLARQRVVILDEATAHLDNTSEAAVQEALAEALEGRTAVVIAHRLSTVRAADAILVVEAGQIVERGTHEELLAAGGRYAELYRTQFEKAPAEVAQTA, from the coding sequence ATGGAGACCACAGCCTGGACCCAGCTGCACAGCGTCATGAACGCGCAGCAGGAACGCCGCCCCTTCAACCGCGTGACGCTGCGCCGCATCGCCGTCTTCGCGCGCCCGCACCGCCGCCGTATCGCCCAGTTCGTGGCGCTCAGCGTGGTGACCGCGCTGCTCGCCGTCGCGACGCCGGTGCTCGCGGGGCACATCGTCGACACGATCGTGTCCGGCGGCGCCGAGAGCACCGTCATCGGACTTGCCGTGCTCATCGCCGTGATCGCGCTCGCCGAGGCGGCGGTCGGGATCCTCGGCCGCTGGCTGTCGTCGACGCTGGGCGAAGGTCTGATCCTGGATCTTCGGACGGCTGTGTTCGATCATGTGCAGCGCATGCCGGTCGCGTTTTTCACACGCACTCGTACGGGCGCGCTCGTCAGTCGTCTCAACAACGACGTCATCGGAGCCCAGCGCGCCTTCAGCAACACCCTGTCGGGAGTGGTCAGCAATGTGGTGACGCTGCTGCTCACACTGGCCGTCATGCTCACGCTGTCCTGGCAGATCACCCTGCTCGCCCTTGTCCTGCTGCCGGTGTTCGTGCTTCCCGCCCGGCGGATGGGCAGCCGGATGGCGAAGCTCCAGCGCGAGGCGGCGGACCTCAACGCCTCGATGGGCACCCGGATGACCGAGCGGTTCTCCGCGCCCGGCGCCACGCTGGTCAAGCTGTTCGGGCGGCCCGATCAGGAGTCGGTCGAGTTCGCGGCACGCGCCCGGCGGGTGCGGGACATCGGCGTACGGACGGCGATGGCGCAGTCGGCGTTCATCACGGCCCTGACGCTGGTGTCGGCGCTGGCCCTCGCGCTCGTATACGGTCTCGGCGGCTGGTTCGCGCTGCGCGGCACCCTGGAGCCGGGCGCCGTCGTCTCCCTGGCCCTGCTGCTGACCCGCCTGTACGCGCCGCTCACCTCGCTCGCCGGGGCGCGCGTGGAGGTCATGAGCGCCCTCGTCAGCTTCGAGCGCGTCTTCGAAGTGCTCGACCTCAAGCCGCTCATCGATGAGAAGCCGGACGCGCGCACGGTGCCGGAGGGCCCGGTCGCCGTGGAGTTCGACGACGTCCGCTTCGCCTACCCGTCCGCCGACAAGGTCTCCCTCGCCTCGCTGGAGGAGGTCGCCGCCCTGGACACCCGCGGCGGCGCCGAGGTCCTGCACGGCATCTCCTTCCGCGCCGAACCCGGCCAGACCGTCGCGCTAGTGGGCTCGTCCGGCGCGGGCAAGTCGACCATCGCGCAGCTGCTGCCGCGCCTGTACGACACCGACGAGGGCGCCGTCCGCATCGGCGGGGTCGACGTGCGCGAGCTGAGCGCCGCCTCGATGCGCGAGACGCTCGGCATGGTCACCCAGGACGGGCACCTGTTCCACGACTCGGTGCGGGAGAACCTGCTGCTGGCGCGGCCGGCGGCGACCGAGGACGAGCTCTGGGACGTGCTGCGCCGGGCCCGCCTGGAGGACCTCGTGAGCTCCCTGCCCGACGGCCTGGACACCGTGGTCGGCGAGCGCGGCTACCGGCTCTCCGGTGGCGAGCGCCAGCGCATGACCATCGCCCGCCTGCTGCTGGCCCGCCAGCGCGTCGTCATCCTCGACGAGGCCACCGCCCACCTGGACAACACCTCGGAGGCGGCCGTCCAGGAGGCGCTCGCCGAGGCCCTGGAGGGCCGGACCGCGGTGGTCATCGCCCACCGGCTGTCGACTGTGCGCGCCGCCGATGCGATCCTCGTGGTCGAGGCAGGACAGATCGTGGAACGGGGCACGCACGAGGAGCTGCTCGCCGCCGGGGGGCGGTACGCGGAGCTGTACCGCACCCAGTTCGAGAAGGCCCCGGCTGAGGTGGCACAGACGGCTTGA
- a CDS encoding YbhN family protein, translating into MTAVRLPDGLPELPEGLPRRLPVRQVLCLLPLLLVLVVAVRHRSVLAEGFGHLTTAEWPWLVAAAAATCLTWVAAAFTRQGAVVERLPARRLLATQFAAGAANHLLPTGLGAGAVNLRFMTVCGVPLARSSAALALYLLAESVTRLGLLLVLLLAFPGALHLGALVPAGAVGPLLLAGAGVLCAATITLLCVGRLRTAVGSFLRTALREARSVHARPARAFALWGGSLAFPVLQAAGLAAVGQALALPVPPLHMAVAYLAATVAVALVPTPGGIGSVEAALVVALVAAGGPVAVATAVVLAYRIITVWLPLLPGALTLGALVRWKVI; encoded by the coding sequence GTGACTGCGGTACGCCTCCCCGACGGACTCCCCGAACTTCCCGAGGGACTCCCCAGACGTCTTCCGGTCCGGCAGGTCCTGTGCCTGCTTCCGCTTCTGCTCGTCCTGGTGGTCGCGGTACGCCACCGCTCGGTCCTCGCCGAGGGCTTCGGCCATCTCACGACGGCCGAGTGGCCCTGGCTGGTGGCCGCTGCCGCCGCGACCTGTCTCACCTGGGTCGCGGCCGCCTTCACCCGGCAGGGCGCGGTGGTCGAGCGACTGCCCGCACGCCGGCTGCTCGCCACGCAGTTCGCGGCGGGCGCGGCCAACCATCTGCTGCCGACGGGCCTCGGCGCGGGCGCGGTCAACTTGCGCTTCATGACGGTGTGCGGCGTCCCGCTCGCCCGTTCCTCGGCCGCGCTCGCGCTCTATCTGCTCGCGGAGTCGGTGACCCGGCTGGGCCTGCTGCTGGTCCTGCTGCTCGCGTTCCCGGGTGCGCTGCATCTGGGCGCGCTCGTCCCGGCCGGGGCGGTGGGGCCGCTGCTGCTCGCGGGCGCAGGGGTGCTCTGCGCCGCGACGATCACGCTGCTGTGCGTCGGCCGGTTGCGTACGGCCGTGGGTTCCTTCCTGCGCACCGCTCTGCGCGAGGCGCGCTCCGTGCACGCCCGGCCCGCTCGCGCGTTCGCGCTGTGGGGCGGTTCGCTCGCCTTCCCGGTGCTCCAGGCGGCCGGACTCGCCGCGGTGGGGCAGGCGTTGGCCCTGCCGGTGCCGCCGCTGCACATGGCGGTCGCGTACCTGGCGGCGACGGTGGCCGTGGCGCTGGTGCCGACGCCGGGCGGCATCGGCTCGGTGGAGGCCGCGCTGGTCGTGGCGCTGGTCGCGGCGGGAGGCCCGGTGGCCGTGGCGACGGCGGTGGTGCTGGCGTACCGGATCATCACGGTGTGGCTGCCGCTGCTGCCGGGGGCGCTGACGTTGGGCGCGCTGGTCCGTTGGAAGGTGATCTGA
- a CDS encoding pyridoxamine 5'-phosphate oxidase family protein: MSAGRPAARTVRDIIDANRYLVLATADGTGRPWGSPVYFAHIDFVEFFWVSSPDVAHSRNIAVRPEVGLVVFDSQVVIGTGQGVYMSATAQLLEGADTARGIEAFSRRSLAHGGREWTTEDLRPGAGMRLYRATADAHSILAKDGRPDHRVPVPLSRPDARRR; this comes from the coding sequence ATGAGTGCCGGCCGCCCCGCCGCGCGGACCGTGCGGGACATCATCGACGCCAACCGCTACCTCGTCCTCGCCACGGCTGACGGGACCGGGCGGCCGTGGGGTTCGCCCGTCTACTTCGCCCACATCGACTTCGTCGAGTTCTTCTGGGTGTCCTCACCCGACGTCGCACACTCCCGCAACATCGCGGTGCGCCCCGAGGTGGGCCTCGTGGTCTTCGACTCGCAGGTGGTGATCGGCACCGGGCAGGGCGTGTACATGTCCGCCACCGCGCAGCTGCTGGAGGGCGCCGACACCGCCCGCGGGATCGAGGCCTTCTCCCGCCGGTCGCTCGCCCACGGCGGCCGGGAATGGACGACCGAGGACCTCCGGCCCGGCGCGGGCATGCGGCTCTACCGGGCCACCGCCGACGCACACTCGATCCTCGCCAAGGACGGCCGACCCGACCACCGCGTGCCCGTGCCGCTCAGCCGACCGGACGCGCGCAGACGCTGA
- a CDS encoding GTP-binding protein, whose product MHTTPGDSRLPVTVLSGFLGAGKTTLLNHVLGNRQGLRVAVIVNDMSEINIDASLVRDGGALSRTEERLVEMTNGCICCTLRDDLLDEVERLAREGRFDYLLIESSGISEPMPVAATFAFARDDGASLADLARLDTMVTVVDAVNFLPELDRGDDLLDRGITPVEDDERTVSDLLVDQIEFADVILLNKTDLVTDEAAARLEATLRRLNPSAQVHRTVHGAIDPARLLGTGLFDLDRAEQAPGWVAELNGDHIPETEEYGISSLVLRDPRPFHPGRLWEFLTGPLDDGAYGQVLRCKGFFTLASRPDTTGLWSQAGSVARFEPVAAHGDDDPVRGQELVFIGTDLRRQSLRLALSQCLASEAELSSGTAYDDPFPAWAVHSADSCATPE is encoded by the coding sequence GTGCACACCACTCCCGGCGACAGCCGCCTCCCCGTGACCGTCCTCTCCGGCTTCCTCGGCGCCGGCAAGACCACCCTGCTCAACCATGTCCTCGGCAACCGCCAGGGCCTGCGGGTCGCGGTCATCGTGAACGACATGAGCGAGATCAACATCGACGCCTCGCTGGTACGGGACGGCGGCGCCCTCTCCCGAACCGAGGAGCGGCTCGTCGAGATGACCAACGGCTGCATCTGCTGCACCCTGCGCGACGACCTCCTCGACGAGGTCGAACGCCTCGCGCGCGAGGGGCGGTTCGACTACCTGCTCATCGAGTCGAGCGGGATCTCGGAGCCCATGCCGGTGGCGGCGACGTTCGCCTTCGCGCGGGACGACGGAGCGAGCCTCGCGGACCTCGCTCGCCTCGACACCATGGTCACGGTCGTCGACGCGGTGAACTTCCTGCCGGAGCTGGACCGCGGCGACGATCTCCTCGACCGCGGGATCACGCCGGTCGAGGACGACGAGCGCACGGTCAGCGATCTGCTGGTGGACCAGATCGAGTTCGCGGACGTCATCCTCCTCAACAAGACGGACCTGGTCACCGACGAGGCGGCCGCCCGCCTGGAGGCGACCCTGCGCCGCCTCAACCCGTCCGCGCAGGTCCACCGCACGGTCCACGGCGCGATCGACCCGGCCCGCCTCCTCGGCACGGGGTTGTTCGACCTCGACCGGGCCGAACAGGCGCCGGGCTGGGTCGCGGAACTGAACGGCGACCACATCCCGGAGACCGAGGAGTACGGCATCTCCTCCCTCGTACTGCGCGACCCGCGCCCCTTCCACCCCGGCCGCCTCTGGGAGTTCCTGACCGGCCCGCTCGACGACGGCGCCTACGGCCAAGTCCTGCGCTGCAAGGGCTTCTTCACTCTCGCCAGCCGTCCGGACACCACCGGACTGTGGTCGCAGGCAGGCTCCGTCGCCCGCTTCGAACCGGTCGCCGCCCACGGCGACGACGACCCGGTGCGCGGGCAGGAACTGGTCTTCATCGGCACGGACCTGCGCCGCCAGTCGCTGCGCCTAGCCCTCTCACAGTGCCTCGCGAGCGAGGCCGAGCTGTCGTCGGGGACGGCCTACGACGATCCCTTCCCCGCATGGGCGGTTCATTCCGCCGACAGCTGCGCTACTCCGGAGTAA
- a CDS encoding crotonase/enoyl-CoA hydratase family protein, with protein MPVRIERQGHVTTVVLSRPEARNAVDGPTAAELADAFREFDADNSARVAVLWGEGGTFCAGADLKAIGTERGNVVAEDGDGPMGPTRVRLSKPVIAAVAGHAVAGGLELALWCDLRVAEEDAVFGVFCRRWGVPLIDGGTVRLPRLIGTSRAMDMILTGRPVPAPEAYEMGLANRIVPPGRARAEAEQLAAAIADFPQACLRGDRASVLDQEGAVETLAMRRELRYGMEVLDESLEGAARFASGAGRHGSFNGL; from the coding sequence ATGCCGGTCCGGATCGAACGCCAGGGTCACGTCACCACGGTCGTCCTGTCCCGCCCCGAGGCCCGCAACGCGGTGGACGGCCCCACGGCCGCCGAACTGGCCGACGCCTTCAGGGAGTTCGACGCCGACAACTCCGCCCGGGTGGCGGTGCTGTGGGGCGAGGGCGGCACGTTCTGCGCGGGCGCGGACCTCAAGGCGATCGGCACCGAGCGCGGCAACGTGGTCGCCGAGGACGGCGACGGGCCGATGGGCCCCACCCGTGTGCGGCTGTCCAAGCCGGTGATCGCGGCGGTCGCCGGGCACGCCGTGGCCGGGGGCCTGGAGCTGGCGCTCTGGTGCGATCTGCGGGTCGCCGAGGAGGACGCCGTGTTCGGGGTGTTCTGCCGCCGCTGGGGCGTGCCACTCATCGACGGCGGCACCGTACGACTCCCCCGGCTCATCGGCACCAGCCGTGCGATGGACATGATCCTCACCGGCCGCCCGGTGCCGGCACCCGAGGCGTACGAGATGGGCCTCGCCAACCGGATCGTCCCGCCCGGCCGCGCCCGCGCCGAGGCCGAGCAACTGGCCGCCGCCATCGCCGACTTCCCACAGGCCTGCCTCCGCGGCGACCGCGCCTCCGTGCTGGACCAGGAGGGCGCGGTGGAGACCCTGGCGATGCGGCGCGAACTCCGTTACGGCATGGAGGTGTTGGACGAGAGCCTGGAGGGTGCCGCCCGCTTCGCCTCGGGCGCGGGACGGCACGGCTCGTTCAACGGACTGTGA
- a CDS encoding mechanosensitive ion channel family protein: protein MKRDLTLDDFVVAGIAVAAGLLAALLLRALLRWLGKHATRTRWSGDDVIVDALRTLVPWAAVAGGVAAAGAALPLTASVGRNVNRVLTVVLILVATITAARVITGLVRTVTQSRSGVAGSATIFVNITRVVVLAMGFLVMLQTLGISIAPLLTALGVGGLAVALALQDTLANLFAGIHILASKTVQPGDYIRLSSGEEGYVVDINWRQTTVRQLSNNLVIIPNGQLAGTNMTNYNRPEQQLTILVQAGVSYDSDLDHVERVTTEVIAEVMTGITGAVPDHEPAIRFHTFGDSRIGFTIILGVGEFSDQYRIKHEFIKRLHKRYREEGIRIPAPARTVALQQGSLGIPHQRDPRETEHHTEPHAQQTTAPLT, encoded by the coding sequence ATGAAGCGGGACCTCACGCTGGACGACTTCGTCGTCGCCGGGATCGCGGTGGCGGCCGGCCTGCTGGCGGCCCTGCTGCTGCGCGCGCTGCTGCGCTGGCTCGGCAAGCACGCGACCCGGACCCGGTGGAGCGGCGACGACGTCATCGTCGACGCGCTGCGGACTCTGGTGCCCTGGGCGGCGGTTGCCGGAGGTGTCGCCGCGGCGGGTGCGGCGCTGCCGCTGACCGCGTCGGTGGGGCGCAATGTCAACCGAGTCCTGACCGTCGTGCTCATCCTGGTCGCGACGATCACCGCGGCCCGGGTGATCACCGGCCTGGTCCGGACCGTGACGCAGTCCCGCTCGGGCGTCGCCGGATCGGCCACCATCTTCGTCAACATCACCCGGGTCGTGGTGCTGGCGATGGGCTTCCTCGTCATGCTGCAGACGCTGGGCATCTCCATAGCCCCGCTGCTCACCGCCCTGGGCGTGGGCGGTCTCGCCGTCGCGCTGGCCCTCCAGGACACCCTCGCGAACCTCTTCGCCGGCATCCACATCCTCGCCTCGAAGACCGTCCAGCCCGGCGACTACATCCGCCTCAGCAGCGGCGAGGAGGGCTACGTCGTCGACATCAACTGGCGTCAGACGACCGTGCGCCAGCTCTCCAACAACCTGGTCATCATCCCCAACGGGCAGTTGGCGGGCACCAACATGACCAACTACAACCGCCCCGAGCAGCAGTTGACCATCCTCGTGCAGGCCGGTGTCAGTTACGACAGCGATCTGGACCACGTGGAGCGCGTCACCACCGAGGTCATCGCCGAGGTGATGACCGGGATCACCGGCGCCGTCCCCGACCACGAGCCCGCCATCCGCTTCCACACCTTCGGCGACTCCCGCATCGGCTTCACGATCATCCTGGGCGTGGGCGAGTTCAGCGACCAGTACCGGATCAAGCACGAGTTCATCAAGCGCCTGCACAAGCGGTACCGCGAGGAGGGCATCCGTATCCCCGCCCCCGCACGGACGGTGGCCCTGCAGCAGGGGTCGCTGGGCATTCCGCACCAGCGCGACCCCCGCGAGACGGAGCACCACACGGAGCCGCACGCGCAGCAGACCACGGCACCGCTGACGTAA